Proteins encoded within one genomic window of Setaria italica strain Yugu1 chromosome IV, Setaria_italica_v2.0, whole genome shotgun sequence:
- the LOC101760550 gene encoding DNA-binding protein RHL1 isoform X1 encodes MEWNGMCWYALMSEMYVELIVCLLGVFRFPTVEGGFGAFQSSSPSPISSFPKSPTQIKLALPPAQNPSILVNRRMVKKASAAPALADAEADERRRLRSLAFSNGLLQRAAPPAPRTPLAPSDAVARLQGRDIVRRGGQRKSRFLFSFPGLLAPAASAGRVGELADLGTKNPVLYLEFPQGRMKLFGTHVYPKNKYLTLQMTRSAKGVVCEDVFESLIVFSEAWWVGTKEDNPEELKLEFPKEFQNDGVAADCDFRGGAGAAIDEATASKAAKEVAEPRSPNFESDGDASDDSDQKDGDATQTTSGTPSVRQSARNAGKALKKYTDLSSGGDSSSSDNEVEVPEDLDEKEMKSPAVIVKDESQSEDIKPADSSARPLSSKKEPLVQATLSSMFKKAEEKKRSTRSPKGSPATKGPAAKKQRASPMVKQPTGIKKEDIDPCASLNAASGTRRKQTQKVEEDEIEELSTSSQDNAVDDDSDQDWAE; translated from the exons ATGGAATGGAACGGAATGTGTTGGTATGCTTTGATGTCTGAGATGTATGTTGAGCTGATTGTCTGCCTGCTAGGAGTATTCCGTTTTCCTACCGTCGAAGGCGGTTTTGGCGCTTTCCAATCTTCGTCGCCGTCTCCGATCTCCTCCTTCCCCAAATCCCCCACTCAAATCAAACTTGCTCTCCCCCCCGCCCAAAACCCTAGCATACTAGTAAACCGGAGGATGGTCAAGAAGGCCTCTGCCGCGCCTgcgctcgccgacgccgaggccgaCGAGCGACGACGCCTCCGCTCGCTCGCCTTCTCCAACGGCCTCCTCCAGCGCGCCGCCCCGCCAGCGCCGCGGACGCCGCTCGCGCCGTCGGATGCCGTCGCGCGCCTTCAGGGCCGCGACAtcgtgcgccgcggcggccagcggAAGAGccgcttcctcttctccttccctggcctcctcgcgcccgccgcctcggccggCCGAGTCGGGGAGCTCGCCGACCTGGGCACCAAGAACCCGGTGCTCTACCTCGAGTTCCCCCAG GGAAGGATGAAGCTCTTCGGGACACACGTCTACCCCAAGAACAAGTACCTCACGCTTCAGATGACTAGATCCGCCAAGGGCGTCGTCTGTGAGGACGTCTTCGAGAGCCTG ATTGTATTTTCTGAAGCCTGGTGGGTTGGAACAAAAGAAGATAACCCAGAAGAACTCAAACTTGAGTTTCCAAAAGAATTCCAAAAT GATGGCGTAGCAGCAGATTGTGATTTCAGAGGTGGAGCAGGTGCTGCCATCGATGAAGCAACTGCAAGCAAAGCTGCAAAGGAAGTTGCAGAACCCCGTTCCCCAAATTTTGAGTCAGATGGCGATGCTTCTGACGATTCAGATCAAAAGGATGGGGATGCTACACAGACTACAAGTGGAACACCTTCAGTTAGACAATCTGCTAGAAATGCAGGGAAAGCCTTGAAAAA GTACACAGATTTATCTTCTGGAGGTGATTCATCTAGCAGTGATAATGAAGTTGAGGTTCCTGAGGACTTGGATGAGAAG GAGATGAAGAGTCCAGCTGTTATTGTTAAGGACGAAAGCCAAAGCGAAGACATCAAACCTGCAGATTCTTCAGCAAGGCCCCTCTCTAGCAAAAAGGAGCCTCTTGTTCAGGCTACTCTGTCTAGCATGTTTAAAAAGGCAGAAGAGAAAAAG AGATCTACAAGAAGTCCTAAAGGATCCCCTGCAACAAAAG GTCCTGCTGCTAAGAAGCAGCGAGCAAGTCCAATGGTGAAACAGCCAACAGGGATCAAGAAAG AGGACATTGACCCTTGTGCTTCGCTGAATGCAGCTAGTGGAACTCGAAGAAAGCAAACACAAAAG GTGGAGGAAGATGAAATCGAAGAGCTCTCAACTTCCTCTCAG GACAATGCTGTGGATGATGATAGTGATCAGGACTGGGCCGAGTGA
- the LOC101760962 gene encoding transmembrane protein 53: MASFSGPLHRPLSAMAVAAFAAVSSLELPDKLSHHKLSDASSNADVLGSVPATRADAPAVPSASTLSGMQLLPCNLQNLHPLKAPFASLPVIQTAYQYAKIAKTSEQDEAIPAIPSSSSDVLYRWHLPDPRACADFPDKSQTVVVLLGWLGSRQKHLKRYAEWYTSRGFHAVTFTLPMSDILSYNLGGKAEKNVEMLSEHLAGWVREESGKKIIFHTFSNTGWLCYGVILENLQQQDPSAVEKIQACVVDSAPVAAPDPQVWASGFSAALMKKHSVTTKGLGSNDSRSDVLVVESNMEPKPAATEAVLLSALETFFDVVLNSPRINRRLSDVMELLSSKQPKCPQLYIYSSADRVIPANSVESFIEGQRRAGREVRACDFVSSPHVDHYRSNPGLYTSQLSDFLEECVLSTCREDKCPS; the protein is encoded by the exons ATGGCTTCCTTCTCAGGACCCCTCCACCGCCCCCTCTCCGCCATGGCAGTCGCCGCCTTTGCTGCCGTCTCCTCCCTCGAGCTTCCCGACAAATTGTCCCACCACAAGCTTTCTGATGCAAGCTCAAATGCGGATGTGCTTGGGTCAGTCCCGGCCACCAGGGCAGATGCTCCAGCAGTGCCTTCAGCCTCTACCCTGTCTGGCATGCAGCTATTGCCGTGCAATCTCCAGAATTTGCATCCGTTGAAGGCTCCGTTCGCGTCTTTGCCGGTCATCCAGACCGCGTACCAGTATGCAAAGATTGCCAAGACCTCGGAACAAGATGAAGCAATTCCTGCAATTCCTTCCTCGTCGTCCGATGTGCTGTACCGCTGGCATCTGCCAGACCCCAGGGCTTGTGCCGACTTCCCCGACAAGTCTCAGACAGTGGTGGTTCTTCTTGGGTGGCTGGGCTCAAGGCAGAAGCACCTCAAGAGATATGCCGAATGGTACACCTCCAGGGGCTTCCATGCTGTCACTTTCACCCTCCCAATGTCTGACATCCTCAGTTATAACCTTGGAGGGAAGGCTGAGAAGAATGTAGAGATGCTATCTGAGCATCTTGCTGGCTGGGTCAGGGAGGAGAGTGGGAAGAAGATTATTTTCCACACCTTCAGTAATACTGGTTGGCTTTG cTATGGCGTAATTCTGGAGAACCTGCAACAGCAGGATCCTTCAGCAGTGGAGAAAATTCAAGCTTGCGTAGTAGACTCTGCACCTGTTGCTGCACCTGATCCTCAG GTATGGGCCTCAGGCTTCTCGGCTGCCCTCATGAAAAAACACAGTGTCACCACAAAAGGACTAGGATCAAATGATTCAAGGTCTGATGTCCTAGTTGTGGAGTCTAACATGGAGCCTAAACCGGCAGCAACAGAGGCGGTTCTACTGTCAGCATTGGAGACATTTTTTGATGTCGTTTTGAACTCTCCAAGGATCAACAG GAGGTTATCTGATGTCATGGAGCTTTTGTCGTCGAAGCAACCAAAGTGCCCTCAGCTGTATATATACAGCTCTGCCGACAGGGTGATCCCAGCAAACTCAGTGGAGTCATTCATCGAGGGGCAACGGAGAGCCGGGCGTGAGGTGAGGGCCTGCGACTTTGTGTCGTCGCCTCATGTGGACCACTACCGGAGCAATCCTGGTTTGTACACCTCTCAGCTGAGCGACTTCTTGGAGGAATGTGTCCTTAGCACTTGTCGTGAAGACAAATGTCCCTCATGA
- the LOC101760550 gene encoding DNA-binding protein RHL1 isoform X2, producing the protein MEWNGMCWYALMSEMYVELIVCLLGVFRFPTVEGGFGAFQSSSPSPISSFPKSPTQIKLALPPAQNPSILVNRRMVKKASAAPALADAEADERRRLRSLAFSNGLLQRAAPPAPRTPLAPSDAVARLQGRDIVRRGGQRKSRFLFSFPGLLAPAASAGRVGELADLGTKNPVLYLEFPQGRMKLFGTHVYPKNKYLTLQMTRSAKGVVCEDVFESLIVFSEAWWVGTKEDNPEELKLEFPKEFQNDGVAADCDFRGGAGAAIDEATASKAAKEVAEPRSPNFESDGDASDDSDQKDGDATQTTSGTPSVRQSARNAGKALKKYTDLSSGGDSSSSDNEVEVPEDLDEKEMKSPAVIVKDESQSEDIKPADSSARPLSSKKEPLVQATLSSMFKKAEEKKRSTRSPKGSPATKGPAAKKQRASPMVKQPTGIKKASGTRRKQTQKVEEDEIEELSTSSQDNAVDDDSDQDWAE; encoded by the exons ATGGAATGGAACGGAATGTGTTGGTATGCTTTGATGTCTGAGATGTATGTTGAGCTGATTGTCTGCCTGCTAGGAGTATTCCGTTTTCCTACCGTCGAAGGCGGTTTTGGCGCTTTCCAATCTTCGTCGCCGTCTCCGATCTCCTCCTTCCCCAAATCCCCCACTCAAATCAAACTTGCTCTCCCCCCCGCCCAAAACCCTAGCATACTAGTAAACCGGAGGATGGTCAAGAAGGCCTCTGCCGCGCCTgcgctcgccgacgccgaggccgaCGAGCGACGACGCCTCCGCTCGCTCGCCTTCTCCAACGGCCTCCTCCAGCGCGCCGCCCCGCCAGCGCCGCGGACGCCGCTCGCGCCGTCGGATGCCGTCGCGCGCCTTCAGGGCCGCGACAtcgtgcgccgcggcggccagcggAAGAGccgcttcctcttctccttccctggcctcctcgcgcccgccgcctcggccggCCGAGTCGGGGAGCTCGCCGACCTGGGCACCAAGAACCCGGTGCTCTACCTCGAGTTCCCCCAG GGAAGGATGAAGCTCTTCGGGACACACGTCTACCCCAAGAACAAGTACCTCACGCTTCAGATGACTAGATCCGCCAAGGGCGTCGTCTGTGAGGACGTCTTCGAGAGCCTG ATTGTATTTTCTGAAGCCTGGTGGGTTGGAACAAAAGAAGATAACCCAGAAGAACTCAAACTTGAGTTTCCAAAAGAATTCCAAAAT GATGGCGTAGCAGCAGATTGTGATTTCAGAGGTGGAGCAGGTGCTGCCATCGATGAAGCAACTGCAAGCAAAGCTGCAAAGGAAGTTGCAGAACCCCGTTCCCCAAATTTTGAGTCAGATGGCGATGCTTCTGACGATTCAGATCAAAAGGATGGGGATGCTACACAGACTACAAGTGGAACACCTTCAGTTAGACAATCTGCTAGAAATGCAGGGAAAGCCTTGAAAAA GTACACAGATTTATCTTCTGGAGGTGATTCATCTAGCAGTGATAATGAAGTTGAGGTTCCTGAGGACTTGGATGAGAAG GAGATGAAGAGTCCAGCTGTTATTGTTAAGGACGAAAGCCAAAGCGAAGACATCAAACCTGCAGATTCTTCAGCAAGGCCCCTCTCTAGCAAAAAGGAGCCTCTTGTTCAGGCTACTCTGTCTAGCATGTTTAAAAAGGCAGAAGAGAAAAAG AGATCTACAAGAAGTCCTAAAGGATCCCCTGCAACAAAAG GTCCTGCTGCTAAGAAGCAGCGAGCAAGTCCAATGGTGAAACAGCCAACAGGGATCAAGAAAG CTAGTGGAACTCGAAGAAAGCAAACACAAAAG GTGGAGGAAGATGAAATCGAAGAGCTCTCAACTTCCTCTCAG GACAATGCTGTGGATGATGATAGTGATCAGGACTGGGCCGAGTGA
- the LOC101761368 gene encoding uncharacterized protein LOC101761368, whose amino-acid sequence MNESCGPCPELIYHLSPPTQIAKPKGGEGSSPLSPLVSPLLMEPRRVAAAAARPESESESSKTRQDAADTRWLETLSEPELGLLIGLKEVAVARASNAGHPHLADKVFHLRALRALAFVLLQESKERLRQASWVGNASILERLALLNDPDHPQEVVRPSQDVMPMPSGIHKKRKRM is encoded by the exons ATGAATGAATCATGCGGCCCATGTCCAGAACTCATCTATCATCTCTCCCCACCCACCCAAATAGCCAAGCCCAAAGGGGGGGAAGGTTCCTCCCCTCTTTCCCCTTTGGTCTCTCCTCTCCTCATGGAGCCccggcgcgtcgccgccgccgccgcccggccagaGTCAGAGTCAGAGAGCAGCAAGACGCGGCAAGATGCAGCGGACACGCGGTGGCTTGAAACCCTCTCGGAGCCCGAGCTC GGTTTGTTGATCGGGCTCAAGGAGGTGGCCGTGGCGCGGGCCTCCAACGCCGGCCATCCTCACCTCGCCGACAAAGTCTTCCATCTCCGCGCGCTGCGGGCTCTCG CGTTTGTTTTGCTGCAAGAATCCAAAGAGCGACTAAGACAAGCGTCCTGGGTTGGTAATGCAAGCATCTTGGAGAGGCTTGCATTGCTAAATGATCCTGATCATCCTCAGGAGGTGGTCAGGCCCAGCCAAGATGTGATGCCAATGCCAAGTGGTATCCACAAGAAACGAAAGCGGATGTAG